Proteins from a genomic interval of Polaribacter sejongensis:
- a CDS encoding LamG-like jellyroll fold domain-containing protein, whose protein sequence is MKKIIITLGLWFLVTGLWAQNDEGAKITPVSQAIQNKGYNIQVGVPYLGQNLNSVERTTNPTDIRFPWGVLYLYKTFAEESFDVSKGYFGDKILINWDLRSNFNIINSVKIYKREYKAYASAQEDQDHLYDFVASVSKSETSYEDEYTEGGVLYQYKVVAEGVSEIESLYSTYITGIGYRNPTAVVTGNISYKGGNPVKDVIVVASSDGSSVASGSSLVVPATSTIKIENITNPITDAGTLQAWVKPETSYTNDSGQPINLFSLSNLDTNTIDVTVNLLATSKVLVVTIGGSEYKLHNYLPSGKLNSRGDDILISVTDFNDQFVHFSVVMSNGNVPLLYINGREINEAYKVDVHDKLVDVDPNYTAPYFNVSIPTQTNTLSIGGNPTAWDDLYVGGGKGSFIDEIRIWNDILSATTIRTDYTRYISGNDARLVSYLSANEKVGSYAYDLSRNGFNYNKNHGMLWEATTPVADKVLWGIGTGNFPTADQLGVLGVTNINGNYEITAIPYSGTGESFNITPLYGVHQFEPNQQLVFLGQGSEVVNKIDFIDISSFSFKGKVLFDSRDVFKSFVEVNSGTSSTPVFNNLTDGDEYVSGPGILDEGYNYYEKNGEKFSKGDYWYNNNDTPNDDTDDYLERYAKVFSEGVNVYVDGNIVLDENNIPVVSDVEGNFEVSVPIGNHYITLEKPGHVFTYNSRFPALTGTFKEFFEDANEQVVFIDETKVTLVGRVVGGPVQAEKVIGFGEDGLFEKSITDTNGDATTVTISSKNNIGVADITLGYKPGGSAVTDYTRFNFKTNSESGEYRVSLLPLNYELLANNISIPSAVATPISILEPGTTEIVNVSKAVDSIIPEFEFEDGSILIGEGKSYHYVKSFTYRSTPVLKVIEQTSDVSVNIDGIDINTEGFEYPVYSQFAPYKVVLNRFERYTNYDDGEVEDLVPVIDGELLANNNLALKDSETIEVNPEDGSVLTYSFKGGIPAIFTPFTLISTLKYRINGTDYNVENYKDTGIILGGQSDGTQTFVTAAPDIPDIILRDPPGSGSFSSIEKGTSITFTTESSFTHNEGGSVNVKALLGVVFEAGGGLAGPVIKVENENTIDGTIGISNSSKDGSSLTKTYTFNQTISTSSETDYVGSEGDLYIGNSKNQLYGSFDDIQASTAPIGNSNSFELVNTLGESIFVSKQKAVYFVEEPSETFFTFSQKHILTTLIPEYELFISNIENGLLTENVDGTLTVEAYKEQIRLWKKVILDNEKSKFLAKNERAKYKTTLTNVISNFNSEITTAINNSNDPVGELLLRNKLNESNKITELLNNNFDDNISFDAGVGEFTRSVETSIISKTATEYQLTINEELKLILGGNINGLGLVSTTTAIFQQDIETNLSEEEQTTTNISYTLKDNDPANLLSIDVVNTFDGNGPVFITQGGRTSCPYEGPEESVFFTEDKFVAFFNAYFDVESRINANAIELNEAYLLLNSIILGWERTALIAEKELLELNFSKDVDCCPDVEKAQLSFATQRVENIQLTIEGPSDLSNIPEGSNAEFTLKLENLSDIVSTNPNYNYFDLVVDNTSNPNNALINIPANGQSVYVPNGEPVYYTLTLGKSISDVYDYENIVVYMASSCDPVNVYSEVEVSAHFIPSCSEVTVSAPLNNWTYNIEEAYNLDGSTKPLMVNMTGFNTAFESFQKIDLEYRLATSPNWVRLHTYYGNEEFYDAAVLNAESEISLIDSPELSYALDIVELQIQDGNYEIRARSTCTNDTEYISEVITGRVDLHAPQKFGTPLPIDGILGVGEDLRVSFNENIFYNSAVSNLEIKGQTNQLPINHSVSLHFEGTENTAVINKPKITSGDLTLEFWMNNSTVSGTADIIKQDGGLTISLNNDEIIFSLGGITAQAGIANDGLYHHYTFTHKNSTGEISIYQDDAEIGGNSGTANVDFTNNNSLIIGGNTFIGNIHELRLWNKTITLENAYAKMYDKLIGNEASLIGYWPMDDGRGALAKDLARFKHAIVNADWDIKPKGTSYEFKGGQYLALDNVDFVQLTNEMDATISFWVKTANGQKATLFSNGKGDGSDIVQTNGRANKWAINMTNSGVLTFESEGNSYTLTNNSVADNNWHHITLLFNRNGSLRTYVDAVPVTSNLMTDIGGFSGNKIWLGARGVADLAGNETTDNTFTGKIDEFRLWNTLRNVEQISRDRFNEVNVESIGLVLYARMNTPDPENGNGPRYYHAYSNQSVISNNAILSSGEVTYSDDVPAIKPERELIKFQVNHVINEDEMILEPVVTDWASLEGQIVDITVHRMFDDANNMQQSPITWTAYVKRNEVSWFADGYNEVVAIEKNSGEEKSFEITLINKGGKGQPYNITNIPSWLKLSKSSGTLQPDSKIIIIATIDKELTPGEYLENLYLQTDFGFDEKMQIDLRVLAEEPNWDTDPNDFNYSLNIVGKVKIDGKLSEDSYDIVGAFIDGEVRGSGTLVYNEAFKEYFVYITVYSNVIYGEAIKFSIWDASQGKIIEAEIDGSSTILFKENEVLGSLSKPLIFENSDILVQQINLNKGWTWVSLNVDDSNFTNLNALTQGLSLETDDRMLSHSPSELETYYKDNSVASNSTWSGSISANGGFSTTKMYKVRFANQQSLNIKGMPVNISNWSFPMKENWNWLPYPFKGNQLTNEALAYFDAVEGDVIKSQNLFAIYDPINGWNGTLNYLVSGAGYMIRSSKNQTFTYPSYLAKSIGNKSVMLSLEAEQPDITATFMKYSENMNAVVRLPEGFDEVLIYDTKGVLRGVSKTQIVQDKELSFITIYGDVEDDLVFYVNSNQDKKITTNTISFKSNNVLGTVKDPIVLELFSDELAVFPNPFLNDLTISVNALTSQKALIQLFNVSGQLVFSQEKQMLLGINRINISPKVALGTYLLHVNMKEKKMIIKIIKK, encoded by the coding sequence ATGAAAAAAATAATTATAACGTTAGGCCTATGGTTTCTGGTAACAGGGCTTTGGGCGCAAAATGATGAAGGAGCTAAGATTACGCCTGTTTCACAAGCTATTCAAAATAAAGGATATAATATACAGGTAGGGGTACCTTATCTTGGTCAAAATTTAAATAGCGTAGAACGTACAACAAACCCAACAGATATTCGGTTTCCTTGGGGAGTACTTTATTTATATAAAACTTTTGCAGAGGAATCTTTTGATGTTTCAAAGGGATATTTTGGAGATAAAATTTTAATAAATTGGGATTTAAGATCAAATTTTAATATTATAAATAGTGTTAAAATATACAAAAGAGAGTATAAAGCATACGCATCTGCACAGGAAGATCAGGATCATTTATATGATTTTGTTGCAAGTGTTTCTAAAAGTGAAACATCTTATGAAGATGAATATACTGAAGGTGGTGTTTTGTATCAATATAAAGTTGTTGCAGAAGGTGTTAGCGAAATAGAAAGCTTGTATAGTACTTATATTACAGGTATTGGATATAGAAACCCAACGGCTGTTGTAACAGGAAATATAAGTTACAAAGGAGGAAACCCAGTTAAAGATGTAATAGTAGTTGCAAGTTCAGATGGTAGTAGTGTAGCTTCAGGAAGTTCATTAGTAGTTCCAGCAACCAGCACTATTAAAATTGAAAATATAACAAATCCAATTACTGATGCTGGAACATTACAAGCTTGGGTAAAGCCAGAAACTAGTTATACAAATGATTCAGGCCAGCCTATTAATTTATTTTCACTTTCAAATTTAGATACCAATACTATTGATGTTACTGTAAATTTATTAGCGACTTCAAAAGTTTTAGTTGTTACTATTGGAGGTAGTGAATATAAATTACACAATTATCTTCCTTCAGGAAAATTAAATTCTAGAGGAGATGATATTTTAATTTCTGTAACGGATTTTAATGACCAATTTGTTCATTTTTCAGTTGTAATGAGTAATGGAAATGTACCATTATTATATATAAATGGAAGAGAGATAAATGAAGCTTATAAAGTAGATGTTCATGATAAATTAGTGGATGTAGACCCTAATTATACAGCACCTTATTTTAATGTATCCATTCCAACACAAACAAATACACTAAGTATAGGAGGTAACCCTACAGCATGGGATGACCTTTATGTTGGTGGTGGTAAAGGAAGTTTTATTGATGAAATAAGAATTTGGAATGATATACTTTCAGCAACAACTATTAGAACAGATTATACACGTTATATTAGTGGAAATGATGCTAGACTGGTTTCTTATTTAAGCGCCAATGAAAAAGTAGGTTCTTATGCCTATGATTTATCTAGAAACGGATTTAACTACAATAAAAATCATGGGATGTTATGGGAAGCAACAACTCCTGTTGCTGATAAAGTTTTATGGGGAATTGGAACAGGTAATTTTCCAACAGCGGATCAATTAGGTGTTTTGGGGGTTACCAATATTAACGGTAATTATGAAATAACTGCCATTCCATATTCAGGGACTGGAGAATCATTTAACATAACACCACTGTATGGTGTACATCAATTTGAACCAAACCAGCAATTGGTATTTCTAGGTCAAGGTTCTGAAGTTGTAAATAAAATTGATTTTATAGATATTTCTTCATTTAGTTTTAAAGGGAAAGTATTATTTGATTCAAGAGATGTTTTTAAATCTTTTGTAGAGGTAAATAGTGGTACTTCTTCAACGCCTGTTTTTAATAATTTAACGGATGGTGATGAATATGTTTCTGGACCAGGTATTTTAGATGAAGGCTACAATTATTACGAAAAAAATGGAGAGAAATTTTCAAAGGGAGATTATTGGTATAATAACAATGATACTCCAAATGATGATACAGACGATTATTTAGAACGCTATGCCAAAGTTTTCTCAGAAGGTGTAAATGTTTATGTAGATGGAAACATTGTGCTAGATGAAAATAACATTCCGGTGGTTTCTGATGTAGAAGGTAATTTTGAAGTAAGTGTTCCTATAGGAAACCATTATATTACGTTAGAAAAACCAGGGCATGTATTTACATATAATAGTAGGTTTCCAGCATTAACAGGAACGTTTAAAGAGTTTTTTGAAGACGCTAATGAACAAGTAGTTTTTATTGATGAAACAAAAGTTACGCTTGTAGGTAGAGTTGTTGGAGGGCCCGTTCAGGCAGAAAAAGTAATTGGTTTTGGTGAAGATGGACTGTTTGAAAAATCGATAACAGATACAAATGGAGATGCAACCACAGTAACCATTAGCTCAAAAAACAATATTGGTGTAGCAGATATTACATTAGGTTATAAACCAGGAGGTTCAGCGGTTACAGATTACACTAGGTTTAATTTTAAAACAAATAGTGAATCTGGTGAATATAGAGTTTCGTTGTTACCTTTAAATTATGAGTTACTGGCTAATAATATAAGTATTCCAAGTGCAGTTGCTACTCCAATTTCAATATTAGAACCTGGTACAACCGAAATTGTGAATGTTTCAAAAGCAGTGGATTCAATTATTCCTGAATTTGAGTTTGAAGATGGAAGTATTTTAATTGGAGAAGGGAAATCTTATCATTATGTGAAAAGTTTCACATATCGTTCTACACCTGTTTTAAAGGTTATTGAACAAACATCTGATGTAAGTGTAAATATAGATGGAATTGATATAAATACTGAAGGTTTTGAATACCCAGTATATTCTCAATTTGCTCCATATAAAGTTGTTTTAAACAGGTTTGAGCGCTACACAAATTATGATGATGGTGAAGTTGAAGATTTGGTACCCGTAATTGATGGTGAATTACTCGCAAATAATAATTTAGCCTTAAAAGATTCTGAAACTATTGAGGTAAATCCTGAAGATGGAAGTGTTTTAACATATTCATTTAAAGGTGGTATTCCAGCTATATTTACTCCATTTACATTAATAAGTACCTTAAAATATAGAATAAATGGTACAGATTATAATGTTGAAAATTATAAGGATACTGGAATTATTTTAGGAGGGCAATCAGATGGTACACAAACATTTGTAACAGCCGCACCAGATATACCAGACATTATTCTAAGAGATCCACCTGGGTCAGGTAGTTTTTCTTCTATTGAAAAAGGAACAAGTATTACATTTACTACAGAAAGTTCATTTACCCATAATGAAGGTGGTAGTGTTAATGTAAAAGCGCTGTTAGGTGTTGTTTTTGAAGCAGGAGGAGGATTGGCAGGTCCAGTAATTAAGGTTGAAAATGAAAATACTATTGACGGAACAATTGGAATTTCTAATTCATCTAAAGATGGGAGTAGTTTAACAAAAACCTATACGTTTAATCAAACCATCTCTACAAGCAGCGAAACAGATTATGTTGGGTCAGAAGGAGATTTATATATTGGTAACTCTAAAAATCAACTGTATGGTTCGTTTGATGATATACAGGCATCAACTGCCCCAATAGGAAATTCTAATTCTTTTGAATTGGTGAATACACTTGGGGAAAGTATTTTTGTGAGCAAACAAAAAGCAGTGTATTTTGTAGAAGAACCTTCTGAAACCTTTTTCACTTTTTCTCAAAAGCATATTTTAACAACCTTAATACCAGAGTATGAATTATTTATTTCTAATATTGAAAATGGGTTGTTAACAGAGAATGTTGATGGTACTTTAACTGTTGAAGCATATAAGGAGCAAATTAGATTGTGGAAAAAAGTGATTTTAGATAATGAAAAAAGTAAGTTTTTAGCTAAAAATGAACGAGCAAAATATAAAACTACTTTAACTAATGTTATTTCTAATTTTAATTCTGAAATTACAACAGCTATTAACAATAGCAATGATCCGGTGGGTGAATTGCTATTAAGAAACAAGCTAAATGAATCTAATAAAATAACAGAGCTGCTAAATAATAATTTTGATGATAATATTTCGTTTGATGCTGGTGTAGGTGAATTTACCAGAAGTGTTGAGACGAGTATTATTTCAAAAACAGCAACAGAATATCAATTAACAATTAATGAAGAACTTAAATTAATTTTAGGAGGAAATATAAATGGACTGGGGTTAGTGTCTACCACTACAGCTATCTTTCAACAAGATATCGAAACAAATTTATCTGAAGAGGAGCAAACTACTACGAATATTAGTTATACTTTAAAAGATAATGATCCAGCCAACTTATTAAGTATTGATGTTGTAAATACTTTTGATGGAAATGGTCCAGTTTTTATAACGCAAGGAGGTAGAACTTCTTGTCCGTATGAAGGCCCGGAAGAATCTGTTTTTTTTACAGAAGATAAATTTGTGGCTTTCTTTAATGCTTATTTTGATGTGGAAAGTAGAATAAATGCCAATGCAATAGAACTTAACGAGGCATATCTCTTATTAAATAGTATTATTTTAGGGTGGGAAAGAACAGCTTTAATCGCTGAAAAAGAATTGCTAGAGTTGAATTTTTCTAAAGATGTAGATTGTTGTCCAGATGTGGAAAAAGCACAATTAAGTTTTGCAACCCAAAGAGTTGAAAACATACAATTAACTATTGAAGGGCCTAGTGATTTAAGTAATATTCCTGAAGGTAGCAATGCGGAGTTTACCTTAAAATTAGAAAACTTAAGTGATATAGTTAGTACCAATCCTAATTACAATTATTTTGATTTGGTAGTAGATAATACTTCAAACCCAAATAATGCCTTAATAAATATTCCAGCAAATGGACAAAGTGTATATGTGCCGAATGGTGAGCCTGTTTATTATACATTAACGTTAGGTAAGTCAATATCTGATGTTTATGATTATGAGAATATTGTAGTGTATATGGCATCAAGTTGTGATCCAGTAAATGTGTATTCAGAGGTTGAGGTTTCTGCCCATTTTATTCCATCGTGTTCTGAGGTTACTGTAAGTGCACCATTAAATAATTGGACGTACAATATAGAAGAAGCATATAACCTAGATGGTTCAACAAAACCATTAATGGTAAATATGACAGGTTTTAATACCGCTTTTGAGAGTTTTCAGAAAATAGATTTAGAATACCGTTTGGCAACATCACCTAATTGGGTACGGTTACATACTTATTATGGAAACGAAGAATTTTATGATGCGGCTGTTTTAAATGCTGAATCTGAAATTTCGTTAATTGATAGTCCAGAGTTGTCGTATGCTTTAGATATTGTTGAATTGCAAATTCAGGATGGAAACTATGAAATTAGAGCCAGAAGTACTTGTACCAATGATACTGAATATATTTCAGAGGTTATTACAGGTAGAGTTGATTTGCACGCACCTCAAAAATTTGGAACACCATTACCTATAGATGGAATTTTGGGAGTAGGCGAAGATTTAAGAGTTAGTTTTAATGAAAACATATTTTATAATTCAGCAGTAAGTAACCTTGAGATAAAAGGACAAACAAATCAGTTGCCAATCAATCATAGTGTATCGCTACATTTTGAAGGTACAGAAAATACTGCTGTAATAAATAAACCAAAAATTACTTCAGGAGATTTAACCTTGGAGTTTTGGATGAATAACAGTACAGTTTCTGGAACTGCTGATATTATAAAACAAGATGGAGGTTTAACTATTAGTTTAAACAATGACGAAATTATCTTTTCATTAGGAGGTATTACTGCTCAAGCAGGTATTGCTAATGATGGATTGTATCATCATTATACATTTACGCACAAAAACAGTACAGGCGAAATTAGTATTTATCAGGACGATGCAGAAATTGGAGGTAATTCAGGGACTGCCAATGTAGATTTTACAAACAATAACTCATTGATAATAGGAGGTAACACTTTTATTGGAAATATACATGAACTTCGTTTGTGGAACAAAACCATTACTTTAGAAAATGCATACGCTAAAATGTATGATAAATTAATTGGAAATGAAGCCAGTTTAATTGGGTATTGGCCAATGGATGATGGTAGAGGAGCGCTTGCTAAAGATTTGGCAAGGTTTAAACATGCCATTGTAAATGCTGATTGGGATATAAAACCCAAAGGAACATCTTATGAATTTAAAGGTGGTCAATATTTAGCATTGGATAATGTAGATTTTGTTCAGTTAACGAATGAAATGGATGCAACTATTTCATTTTGGGTAAAAACAGCTAACGGTCAAAAAGCAACACTATTTTCAAATGGTAAAGGAGATGGTTCAGATATTGTACAAACTAATGGGCGTGCAAATAAATGGGCTATTAACATGACCAATTCAGGAGTGTTAACATTTGAGAGTGAAGGAAATTCATATACATTAACAAATAATTCTGTAGCAGATAATAATTGGCATCACATAACCTTATTATTCAATAGAAATGGTTCGTTAAGAACCTATGTAGATGCAGTGCCAGTTACTTCAAATTTAATGACTGATATTGGAGGTTTCTCTGGAAATAAAATTTGGCTTGGAGCAAGAGGTGTTGCGGATTTAGCTGGGAATGAAACTACAGATAATACATTTACGGGTAAAATAGACGAGTTTAGATTATGGAATACACTACGTAATGTTGAACAAATAAGTAGAGATCGATTTAATGAAGTTAATGTTGAAAGTATTGGTTTGGTATTATACGCAAGAATGAATACTCCAGATCCTGAAAATGGTAACGGGCCAAGATATTATCACGCATATAGTAATCAATCAGTAATTTCAAATAATGCAATTTTAAGTAGTGGAGAAGTAACTTATTCAGATGATGTACCTGCCATAAAGCCAGAAAGAGAATTAATTAAATTTCAGGTAAATCATGTGATCAATGAGGATGAAATGATTTTAGAACCTGTTGTTACAGATTGGGCTTCATTGGAAGGACAAATAGTAGATATTACAGTTCATAGAATGTTTGATGATGCAAATAATATGCAACAATCTCCAATTACTTGGACCGCTTATGTGAAACGTAATGAGGTTAGTTGGTTTGCTGATGGTTATAATGAAGTTGTTGCTATTGAAAAAAATAGTGGAGAAGAGAAATCTTTTGAAATTACATTAATAAACAAAGGAGGTAAAGGACAACCTTATAATATTACAAATATACCAAGTTGGTTAAAATTAAGTAAATCATCAGGAACTTTACAACCTGATAGCAAAATTATTATTATAGCTACAATTGATAAGGAGTTAACTCCGGGTGAGTATTTAGAGAATTTATACTTACAAACTGATTTTGGTTTTGATGAGAAAATGCAAATTGATTTAAGAGTCTTGGCAGAAGAGCCAAATTGGGACACTGATCCAAATGATTTTAATTATAGTTTAAATATTGTTGGTAAAGTTAAAATTGACGGTAAACTTTCAGAAGATTCATATGATATTGTAGGTGCTTTTATTGATGGTGAAGTTAGAGGTTCTGGAACTTTGGTTTATAACGAAGCTTTTAAAGAATATTTTGTTTACATAACTGTGTACAGCAATGTAATTTATGGAGAAGCTATTAAATTTAGTATTTGGGACGCATCACAAGGTAAAATTATTGAAGCCGAAATTGATGGAAGCTCAACCATACTTTTTAAAGAAAATGAAGTACTAGGGAGTTTAAGCAAGCCCTTAATTTTTGAAAATTCTGATATTCTAGTTCAGCAAATAAATCTAAATAAAGGTTGGACTTGGGTTTCTTTAAACGTAGATGATTCAAATTTTACGAACCTTAATGCCTTAACGCAAGGTTTAAGTTTAGAAACAGATGATAGAATGCTTAGCCATTCACCATCAGAATTAGAAACGTATTATAAAGACAATTCAGTGGCTTCAAATAGCACTTGGTCTGGAAGCATAAGTGCAAATGGAGGCTTTTCTACGACTAAAATGTATAAAGTTAGGTTTGCGAATCAACAATCATTAAATATAAAAGGAATGCCTGTTAATATTTCAAATTGGAGTTTTCCAATGAAAGAAAATTGGAACTGGTTACCTTATCCTTTTAAAGGAAATCAATTAACCAATGAAGCATTGGCTTATTTTGATGCCGTTGAAGGAGATGTAATTAAATCGCAAAATTTATTTGCAATTTATGATCCAATAAATGGTTGGAACGGAACTTTAAATTATTTAGTTTCTGGAGCAGGGTATATGATAAGATCTAGTAAAAACCAAACATTTACCTATCCTAGTTATTTAGCGAAATCTATTGGAAATAAATCGGTTATGTTAAGTTTAGAGGCAGAGCAACCAGATATTACAGCAACATTTATGAAATATTCAGAAAACATGAACGCTGTTGTTCGATTGCCTGAAGGATTTGATGAGGTGCTTATTTATGATACAAAGGGTGTTTTAAGAGGTGTTTCTAAAACACAAATTGTACAAGATAAAGAGTTAAGTTTTATTACTATTTATGGTGATGTAGAAGATGATTTAGTGTTTTATGTAAATAGTAATCAAGATAAAAAAATAACTACTAATACAATAAGCTTTAAAAGTAATAATGTACTTGGTACTGTAAAAGATCCAATCGTTTTAGAATTGTTTTCTGATGAATTAGCCGTTTTTCCTAATCCATTTTTAAATGACCTCACAATTAGTGTTAATGCTTTAACAAGTCAAAAAGCATTAATTCAATTGTTTAATGTGTCTGGACAATTAGTTTTTTCTCAAGAAAAACAAATGTTATTGGGGATAAATAGGATAAACATTTCACCTAAGGTTGCCCTAGGTACTTATTTATTGCATGTTAATATGAAAGAGAAAAAAATGATTATTAAAATTATTAAAAAATAG
- a CDS encoding tail fiber protein, with amino-acid sequence MKTKLLFLSILMLLISVTNYAQTSASTSGIAVQGIARDDNNSAMANETITFNFKIYYKNPAEEVVFSVSESLTTDAFGVFSYILDVDPTTMSSFANHILFLKIEASGQLISDESFKHVPYAVSANNGVPTGSIMPYIGTTAPSGWVLCNGQSLTTVNGSGDLIALLGGNNVPDLQGMFLRGTGESPVNNHDGPNLMDTQGDENKAHKHGPGDLETDTEGDHNHTNGDYDRILKVTGFETSGGQDTSSNEVDVINSGTLQPSGAHEHMITSGETASSGGSETRPVNYGVNYIIKL; translated from the coding sequence ATGAAAACTAAATTACTTTTTCTATCTATTTTAATGTTACTTATTTCAGTAACTAATTATGCACAAACTTCTGCATCAACTTCAGGTATTGCTGTACAAGGAATTGCTAGAGATGATAATAATTCAGCAATGGCTAATGAAACCATTACATTTAATTTTAAAATTTATTACAAAAACCCTGCGGAAGAAGTTGTGTTTAGTGTAAGTGAGTCACTTACAACAGATGCATTTGGTGTTTTTTCTTATATTTTAGATGTTGATCCTACTACAATGTCAAGTTTTGCGAATCATATTCTTTTTTTAAAGATAGAGGCATCAGGTCAATTAATTTCAGATGAATCATTTAAACATGTTCCTTATGCCGTTTCCGCAAATAATGGAGTGCCAACAGGTTCTATAATGCCTTATATTGGTACAACTGCTCCTTCAGGGTGGGTATTGTGTAATGGACAGTCCTTAACAACTGTTAATGGTTCTGGTGATTTAATAGCTTTGTTAGGTGGTAATAATGTGCCAGATTTACAAGGTATGTTTTTAAGAGGAACAGGTGAAAGCCCAGTAAATAATCATGATGGTCCTAATTTAATGGATACACAAGGAGATGAAAATAAAGCACATAAGCATGGACCAGGAGATCTTGAAACAGATACAGAAGGTGATCATAATCATACAAATGGTGATTATGATAGAATTTTAAAAGTTACTGGTTTTGAAACATCTGGAGGTCAAGACACTAGTTCCAATGAAGTAGATGTAATTAATTCAGGGACTTTACAACCAAGCGGAGCTCATGAACACATGATTACGTCAGGTGAAACAGCAAGCTCTGGAGGTAGTGAGACACGCCCAGTAAATTACGGTGTAAATTATATTATTAAATTATAA
- a CDS encoding response regulator has protein sequence MITKSKISIVVADDHPMLLKGLFEELTNNGYNVVGKAENGLKALELILKLKPTLAILDVDMPFLSGFEVVEMAKGKKVETEFIIQTFHKEVSYIAQAKRIQIKGYLLKEDSFLAIEKCIKAVINKGECFSESIQNTFENESNGLQNLQFLSPSEIVILKHISNQTSTNTIAEMLCVSVRTIEKHRSNIISKLDLEHKANSLTNWAFRNKISIVNL, from the coding sequence ATGATCACTAAAAGTAAAATATCAATAGTTGTTGCAGATGACCATCCGATGTTATTAAAAGGTCTTTTTGAAGAGCTTACAAACAATGGTTATAATGTAGTTGGTAAAGCAGAAAATGGTTTAAAAGCTTTAGAGTTAATTTTAAAATTAAAACCAACTTTAGCAATCTTAGATGTAGATATGCCTTTCTTATCAGGTTTTGAAGTAGTAGAAATGGCAAAAGGAAAGAAAGTTGAAACAGAATTTATTATTCAAACCTTTCATAAAGAAGTTAGCTATATAGCGCAAGCAAAAAGAATTCAAATAAAAGGCTATTTATTAAAGGAAGATTCATTTTTAGCAATAGAAAAATGTATAAAAGCAGTAATTAATAAGGGTGAATGTTTCAGTGAATCCATACAAAATACTTTCGAAAACGAGTCTAATGGACTTCAAAATTTACAATTTTTATCACCTTCAGAAATTGTTATTTTAAAACATATTTCAAATCAGACTTCAACAAATACTATTGCAGAAATGTTATGTGTTTCTGTAAGAACAATAGAAAAACATAGAAGTAATATCATTTCAAAATTAGATTTAGAGCATAAGGCTAACTCGTTAACCAATTGGGCTTTTAGAAATAAAATTAGTATAGTAAATTTGTAA